A window from Micromonospora terminaliae encodes these proteins:
- a CDS encoding NUDIX hydrolase yields the protein MTDDEPVRIRAAGGVVWRPAGSGVEVCLVHRPRYGDWSLPKGKLDTGEHPLRAAVREVAEETDVRAVPQVRLPGARYRSEGRSKAVDYWSMRAVARGGFQPDTEVDEVAWFPTDEAARRVSYPHDAEVIAAFAALPPVTATLLLVRHAHAGKRGTWTGPDDGRPLDAEGWAQAQALAPLVALVRPARLVSASARRCVQTLDPAAALLDLPIEVVGDLDEPRPGQQVDECALAAAARLAALAAAGEPVAVCSQGKVIPGALERLTGRADDFTTPKGGGWLLAFTGDRLVAADRL from the coding sequence ATGACGGACGACGAGCCGGTGCGGATCCGGGCGGCGGGCGGGGTCGTCTGGCGCCCGGCCGGATCCGGCGTCGAGGTCTGCCTCGTGCACCGCCCCCGGTACGGCGACTGGTCACTGCCGAAGGGCAAGCTGGACACCGGCGAACACCCGCTGCGGGCCGCCGTCCGCGAGGTCGCCGAGGAGACCGACGTCCGGGCCGTGCCGCAGGTACGCCTGCCGGGCGCCCGCTACCGCAGCGAGGGCCGGTCGAAGGCCGTCGACTACTGGTCGATGCGGGCGGTCGCCCGGGGCGGCTTCCAGCCGGACACCGAGGTGGACGAGGTGGCCTGGTTCCCCACCGACGAGGCGGCACGCCGGGTCAGCTACCCGCACGACGCCGAGGTGATCGCCGCGTTCGCGGCGCTGCCGCCGGTCACCGCCACCCTGCTGCTGGTCCGGCACGCGCACGCCGGCAAGCGGGGCACCTGGACCGGCCCGGACGACGGCCGGCCGCTGGACGCCGAGGGCTGGGCCCAGGCGCAGGCGCTCGCGCCCCTAGTCGCCCTGGTCCGCCCGGCCCGCCTGGTCTCCGCCTCGGCCCGGCGCTGCGTGCAGACCCTCGACCCGGCGGCCGCCCTGCTGGACCTGCCCATCGAGGTGGTCGGCGACCTCGACGAGCCGCGACCCGGCCAGCAGGTGGACGAGTGCGCGCTGGCCGCCGCCGCCCGGCTGGCCGCGCTGGCCGCCGCCGGGGAACCGGTCGCCGTGTGCAGCCAGGGCAAGGTGATCCCCGGCGCGCTGGAACGGCTGACCGGGCGCGCCGACGACTTCACCACCCCGAAGGGCGGCGGCTGGCTGCTCGCCTTCACGGGCGACCGCCTCGTCGCGGCCGACCGCCTCTGA
- a CDS encoding RNA degradosome polyphosphate kinase, with protein MSTPREQPDGPRNLVDPGAPRNGASTRGADGRFRRVRPPEESVSPEPVAAASAGLEETLDPVEGPGPQLEPPTARPLPEDRFFNRELSWLDFNARVLALAEDPRTPLLERAKFLAIFASNLDEFYMVRVAGLKRRLSAGLPVRGGDRLPLRTQLERITEKTADLVARHAACFVDDVLPKLAAEDIRILRWSDLDDAERERLRTWFREHIFPVLTPLAVDPAHPFPYISGRSLNLAVSVRDPDGGSELFARVKVPNNVPRFVRVARDEPGVRFLPVEDLISVHLGQLFSGMQVVECHLFRVTRNAEVEVDEDRDEDLLQALERELARRRFGPPVRLEVAASISDHMLELLVRELDMDGHDVLRVRGLLDLSALWQVYGEADRPDLKDPPFVPATHPRLAEGEVPRSVFATLRDGDVLVHHPYHSFATSVQRFVEQAAADPNVLAIKQTLYRTSGDSPIVDALVDAAAAGKQVVVLVELKARFDEVANIGWARTLERAGCHVVYGLVGLKTHCKTALVVRQEGNQIRRYCHIGTGNYHPKTARLYEDFGMLTADPEIGADLTDLFNVLTGYSRQTAYRRLLVAPQGIRSGLVERIEREIEHVRLGMPGLVQFKVNALVDEEITDALYRASIAGVHVDLLIRGMCTLRPGVPGLSENIRVRSILGRFLEHSRIFRFGNNGDAEFWMGSADLMHRNLDRRVEALVQVSDPVARAELDHVLTAAFSPEVDAFELAGDGTWQRRTGTDDTPLTHLQDLLLHRVGGRAG; from the coding sequence GTGAGCACCCCTCGCGAGCAGCCCGACGGTCCCCGTAACCTCGTCGACCCCGGCGCGCCCCGCAACGGCGCGTCGACCCGCGGCGCCGACGGCCGGTTCCGCCGCGTCCGCCCCCCGGAGGAGAGCGTCAGCCCGGAGCCCGTCGCGGCGGCCTCCGCCGGGCTGGAGGAGACCCTCGACCCGGTCGAGGGGCCGGGGCCGCAGCTGGAGCCCCCGACAGCCCGGCCGCTGCCGGAGGACCGGTTCTTCAACCGGGAGCTCTCCTGGCTCGACTTCAACGCCCGGGTGCTGGCCCTGGCCGAGGATCCCCGCACCCCGCTGCTGGAGCGGGCCAAGTTCCTGGCCATCTTCGCCAGCAACCTGGACGAGTTCTACATGGTGCGGGTGGCCGGGCTGAAGCGCCGGCTCTCCGCCGGCCTGCCGGTGCGCGGCGGTGACCGGCTGCCACTGCGCACCCAGCTGGAGCGGATCACGGAGAAGACCGCCGACCTGGTCGCCCGGCACGCCGCCTGCTTCGTCGACGACGTGCTGCCGAAGCTGGCCGCCGAGGACATCCGGATCCTGCGCTGGAGCGACCTCGACGACGCCGAGCGGGAACGGCTGCGCACCTGGTTCCGGGAGCACATCTTCCCGGTGCTCACCCCACTCGCGGTGGACCCGGCGCACCCGTTCCCGTACATCTCGGGCCGGTCGCTGAACCTGGCCGTCTCGGTACGCGACCCGGACGGCGGCTCGGAGCTGTTCGCCCGGGTGAAGGTGCCGAACAACGTGCCCCGGTTCGTCCGGGTGGCCCGCGACGAGCCGGGGGTGCGCTTCCTGCCCGTGGAGGACCTCATCTCCGTGCACCTCGGGCAGCTCTTCTCCGGCATGCAGGTGGTCGAGTGCCACCTGTTCCGGGTGACCCGCAACGCCGAGGTGGAGGTGGACGAGGACCGCGACGAGGACCTGCTCCAGGCCCTGGAGCGGGAGCTGGCGCGGCGCCGGTTCGGCCCGCCCGTACGCCTCGAGGTGGCCGCCTCCATCTCCGACCACATGCTGGAGCTGCTCGTCCGCGAGCTGGACATGGACGGCCACGACGTGCTCCGGGTCCGCGGCCTGCTCGACCTCTCGGCGCTCTGGCAGGTCTACGGCGAGGCCGACCGGCCCGACCTCAAGGACCCGCCGTTCGTGCCGGCCACCCACCCCCGGCTCGCCGAGGGCGAGGTGCCGCGCAGCGTCTTCGCCACCCTGCGGGACGGCGACGTGCTGGTGCACCACCCGTACCACTCGTTCGCGACCAGCGTGCAGCGCTTCGTCGAGCAGGCCGCCGCCGACCCGAACGTGCTGGCCATCAAGCAGACCCTCTACCGCACCAGCGGCGACTCCCCCATCGTCGACGCGCTGGTCGATGCGGCCGCCGCCGGCAAGCAGGTGGTGGTGCTCGTCGAGCTGAAGGCCCGCTTCGACGAGGTGGCCAACATCGGCTGGGCGCGCACCCTGGAGCGGGCCGGCTGCCACGTGGTCTACGGCCTGGTCGGCCTGAAGACCCACTGCAAGACCGCCCTGGTCGTACGCCAGGAGGGCAACCAGATCCGCCGCTACTGCCACATCGGCACCGGCAACTACCACCCGAAGACCGCCCGGCTCTACGAGGACTTCGGCATGCTCACCGCCGACCCGGAGATCGGGGCCGACCTCACCGACCTGTTCAACGTGCTCACCGGCTACAGCCGGCAGACCGCGTACCGGCGGCTGCTGGTGGCCCCGCAGGGCATCCGAAGCGGCCTCGTGGAACGGATCGAGCGGGAGATCGAGCACGTGCGGCTCGGCATGCCGGGGCTCGTGCAGTTCAAGGTGAACGCGCTGGTCGACGAGGAGATCACCGACGCGCTCTACCGGGCGTCCATCGCCGGGGTGCACGTCGACCTGCTGATCCGGGGCATGTGCACGCTGCGGCCGGGCGTGCCGGGCCTGTCGGAGAACATCCGGGTCCGCTCGATCCTCGGCCGGTTCCTGGAGCACTCGCGCATCTTCCGGTTCGGCAACAACGGCGACGCGGAGTTCTGGATGGGCTCGGCCGATCTCATGCACCGCAACCTCGACCGCCGGGTGGAGGCGCTGGTGCAGGTGAGCGACCCGGTGGCCCGGGCCGAGCTCGACCACGTGCTGACCGCCGCGTTCAGCCCCGAGGTGGACGCGTTCGAGCTGGCCGGGGACGGCACCTGGCAGCGGCGTACCGGCACCGACGACACGCCGCTGACCCACCTCCAGGACCTGCTCCTGCACCGGGTCGGCGGCAGGGCGGGCTGA
- a CDS encoding ROK family protein — translation MGSAGVPVVVGLDNGGTSNNATVLTVDGRFLVDGLVEIPSEVQAGPEAAIEALARALDGVLALTGVPRELVRAVGLDTPGPASATGVISSRGSTNFSQPAWRGYDVRSALEHRLGLPVVYANDGNAAALYAHHTHFGADAMARSSVAAIVGTGLGGGVVESGRVVGGAAGMAGEFGHVHIPLDGLLGPGQPVPVCACGFAGDVESVASLTAIANNLLPYWLGRFPGHPLAAEEPARAAKLVRGYGERGDPLARELFTQQAMALGRLFTIAANFTDPHAYFVGGGVVEAAPEFRDWFLATVREHTVLRAEQRAVATFALVPDRDMAGARGVAIAALEAVRGGAAAGPLVAG, via the coding sequence GTGGGCAGTGCGGGTGTGCCGGTGGTGGTGGGTCTGGACAACGGCGGCACGAGCAACAACGCCACCGTGCTGACGGTCGACGGCCGGTTCCTGGTGGACGGGCTGGTCGAGATCCCGAGCGAGGTCCAGGCCGGTCCGGAGGCGGCGATCGAGGCTCTCGCCCGGGCCCTGGACGGGGTGCTGGCGCTCACCGGGGTGCCCCGCGAGCTGGTCCGCGCGGTCGGGCTGGACACCCCCGGCCCGGCCAGCGCCACCGGGGTGATCTCCTCGCGCGGCTCGACCAACTTCTCCCAGCCCGCCTGGCGCGGCTACGACGTGCGCAGCGCGCTGGAGCACCGGCTCGGCCTGCCCGTGGTCTACGCCAACGACGGCAACGCGGCGGCCCTCTACGCCCACCACACGCATTTCGGCGCCGACGCGATGGCCCGGTCCTCGGTCGCCGCGATCGTGGGCACCGGGCTCGGTGGCGGCGTGGTCGAGAGCGGCCGGGTGGTCGGCGGTGCGGCCGGCATGGCCGGCGAGTTCGGGCACGTGCACATCCCGCTCGACGGGCTGCTCGGGCCGGGCCAGCCGGTGCCCGTGTGCGCCTGCGGCTTCGCCGGCGACGTGGAGAGCGTCGCCTCGCTCACCGCCATCGCGAACAACCTGCTGCCGTACTGGCTGGGCCGGTTCCCGGGGCACCCGCTGGCCGCCGAGGAACCGGCCCGGGCGGCGAAGCTCGTCCGCGGCTACGGCGAGCGGGGCGACCCGCTGGCGCGCGAGCTCTTCACCCAGCAGGCCATGGCGCTGGGTCGGCTGTTCACCATCGCGGCCAACTTCACCGACCCGCACGCGTACTTCGTGGGCGGCGGGGTGGTGGAGGCGGCGCCGGAGTTCCGCGACTGGTTCCTGGCCACCGTGCGGGAGCACACCGTGCTCCGCGCCGAGCAGCGCGCGGTGGCGACCTTCGCGCTGGTGCCCGACCGGGACATGGCCGGGGCGCGCGGGGTGGCCATCGCGGCGCTGGAGGCGGTCCGCGGCGGGGCCGCCGCCGGCCCGCTGGTCGCCGGCTGA
- a CDS encoding lysophospholipid acyltransferase family protein — MAPRRLGFWPRFAVVLVKPVLTVWTRRTWRGMEHLPREGGIIIVPNHISHADPLVSAHFIHDAGRWPQFLGKASVFRVPVIGWILHRCKQIPVERGSVEAARSLDKLVAAVHEGGAVVIYPEGTTTREPDLWPMKGKTGAARLALATGAPVIPVAMVGPEKMFDPRTARVGLRPRTPVTVVAGPPVDLSRWAGATPTRAILEEMTDTIMLRIRDLVAEIRGGTPPPLWERPARTRTPEVTE; from the coding sequence GTGGCACCGCGGAGGCTGGGATTCTGGCCACGGTTCGCCGTGGTGCTGGTGAAGCCGGTGTTGACCGTCTGGACCCGCCGCACCTGGCGGGGGATGGAGCACCTGCCCCGCGAGGGCGGGATCATCATCGTGCCGAACCACATCTCGCACGCGGACCCGCTGGTGTCCGCGCACTTCATCCACGACGCCGGGCGCTGGCCGCAGTTCCTCGGCAAGGCCAGCGTGTTCCGGGTGCCGGTGATCGGCTGGATCCTGCACCGCTGCAAGCAGATCCCGGTGGAGCGCGGCAGCGTCGAGGCGGCCCGGTCGCTGGACAAGCTGGTGGCCGCCGTGCACGAGGGTGGCGCGGTGGTGATCTACCCGGAGGGGACCACCACCCGCGAGCCGGACCTGTGGCCCATGAAGGGCAAGACCGGCGCGGCCCGGCTGGCGCTGGCCACCGGCGCCCCGGTGATCCCGGTCGCCATGGTCGGCCCGGAGAAGATGTTCGACCCGCGGACCGCCCGCGTCGGGCTGCGCCCGCGTACCCCGGTGACGGTGGTCGCCGGGCCGCCGGTCGACCTGAGCCGGTGGGCGGGCGCCACGCCGACCCGGGCGATCCTGGAGGAGATGACCGACACGATCATGCTGCGGATCCGGGACCTGGTGGCGGAGATCCGCGGTGGCACACCGCCGCCGCTGTGGGAGCGGCCGGCCCGGACGCGTACGCCCGAGGTGACCGAGTGA
- a CDS encoding cystathionine gamma-lyase, producing MTDEWGDGTRSVHAGLPAPEPGQPFLPGPVFAAPYHLDPWRGPEATPNGYGRPDNPTRRLLEAAVGELEGGDCRVFASGQAAITGLLLALLRPGDTVLLPADGYFPVRAFATATLEGIGVRVGFVPTAGPYPSFEGVRLVLLETPANPGLDVADVPALAVAAHGAGALVAVDNTTATPLGQRPLELGADVVVASGTKALTGHSDLLLGYVATRSAELLDAVTAWRTTTGGVPGPFDCWLAHRSLATVDLRLGRQTANAEALARLLAGRDDVTGLRWPGLATDPAYAVASVQMRRMPGVLSFDLGDADRVARFLDASRLVSAATSFGGLHTTADRRAQWGDDTAPGFVRLSCGIEDAADLVADVTAALDAA from the coding sequence ATGACCGACGAGTGGGGTGACGGCACGCGCAGCGTGCACGCCGGGCTGCCCGCGCCGGAACCGGGCCAGCCCTTCCTGCCCGGGCCGGTCTTCGCGGCGCCGTACCACCTGGACCCGTGGCGGGGGCCGGAGGCGACCCCCAACGGGTACGGGCGGCCGGACAACCCCACCCGGCGGCTGCTGGAGGCGGCCGTCGGCGAGCTGGAGGGCGGCGACTGCCGGGTCTTCGCCAGCGGCCAGGCGGCCATCACGGGGCTGCTGCTGGCCCTGCTGCGCCCCGGCGACACCGTGCTGCTCCCCGCCGACGGCTACTTCCCGGTGCGCGCCTTCGCCACCGCCACCCTGGAGGGCATCGGGGTACGCGTCGGTTTCGTGCCGACGGCCGGCCCGTACCCGTCGTTCGAGGGCGTCCGGCTGGTGCTGCTGGAGACACCGGCGAACCCCGGCCTGGACGTGGCCGACGTGCCGGCGCTGGCTGTCGCGGCGCACGGCGCCGGAGCGCTGGTGGCCGTCGACAACACCACCGCCACCCCGCTCGGGCAGCGCCCGCTGGAGCTCGGCGCCGACGTGGTGGTCGCCTCCGGCACCAAGGCCCTCACCGGCCATTCGGACCTGCTGCTCGGTTACGTGGCGACCCGCTCGGCCGAGCTGCTCGACGCGGTGACCGCCTGGCGGACCACGACCGGCGGGGTGCCCGGGCCGTTCGACTGCTGGCTGGCCCACCGCTCGCTGGCGACCGTGGACCTGCGGCTGGGCCGGCAGACCGCCAACGCCGAGGCGCTGGCCCGGCTGCTCGCCGGCCGCGACGATGTCACCGGCCTGCGCTGGCCGGGGCTGGCGACCGACCCGGCGTACGCGGTGGCGTCGGTCCAGATGCGACGGATGCCGGGCGTGCTCTCCTTCGACCTGGGTGACGCCGACCGGGTCGCCCGGTTCCTCGACGCGTCCCGGCTGGTGTCCGCCGCCACCTCGTTCGGCGGGCTGCACACCACCGCCGACCGCCGGGCCCAGTGGGGGGACGACACGGCGCCCGGCTTCGTCCGGCTCTCCTGTGGCATCGAGGACGCCGCCGACCTGGTCGCCGACGTGACCGCCGCGCTCGACGCGGCCTGA
- a CDS encoding DUF397 domain-containing protein, translated as MNGTNSHRRPVTGWRKSSHSGDEGACVEMAPLPEAVAVRDSKDPAGPVLVFRPAAWAAFTDAPPRP; from the coding sequence ATGAACGGCACGAACAGCCACCGACGGCCGGTGACCGGCTGGCGCAAGAGCAGCCACAGCGGCGATGAGGGCGCGTGCGTCGAGATGGCGCCGCTGCCGGAGGCGGTCGCGGTCCGCGACTCCAAGGACCCGGCCGGCCCGGTGCTGGTGTTCCGCCCGGCCGCCTGGGCCGCCTTCACCGACGCCCCGCCGCGCCCCTGA
- a CDS encoding endonuclease/exonuclease/phosphatase family protein translates to MRHRQLRTAALALGVVVLLDVLRVWLPSIITVFGRAAETPAELLGAFALGWFVLALAAPVLVRRLGPHPVGAVAAGVLAATRLALTAAPGGRVQLWLGCAGLLAGLVWLAATAATVSRPVPGLAYGLAVAAVGHALLGTEDLVWRGGVLGWVGSVLLVAAFLAAQLAASPPAGRVALDGGAASEPGGGAGRAAWLLVGPVLLLAGQVALAPAVWDAAAAYWHGSVDLPGLALPPARLAAVPEVAIGLFLAAVLLRPPRPVARLLWPAALVVGAGLFATDRAGWLAPAVLLAAAGLGGCLALVDGPGGPSPSQDLGMAADPGTDGGRRRGFAVVGGMLGFAIGAVAYYAAYDLGYPNGWVPALAALAVAVAAVLAPPLAAAPVRWPVPVWTVLAAMLLTAVGGGLHRPAPAPKPPATPPAAVRVVAYNIRMGFGLDGRLDVDALARAVNGSRPDVVLLSEVDRGWLLNGGHDTLALLAGRLRMPYVFAPAADPVWGDAVLSRFPVRAGRTEPLAAHGAPTGAQALGVTLDLGGRDLAVVATHLQPPPGEGPVAQAGEVAAFATRYAAGRPLVLGGDLNTEPGDPAFAEFTRAGLVDALAAARPLRTSPADEPRSQIDHVFVTPGLSPSGAAAPRGTASDHLPVAVTLALP, encoded by the coding sequence GTGCGCCACCGTCAGCTCCGCACCGCCGCGCTCGCCCTGGGCGTCGTCGTCCTGCTCGACGTGCTGCGGGTCTGGCTGCCGTCGATCATCACCGTCTTCGGCCGGGCCGCCGAGACACCGGCCGAACTCCTCGGCGCCTTCGCCCTCGGCTGGTTCGTGCTCGCCCTCGCGGCGCCCGTCCTGGTCCGCCGGCTCGGCCCGCACCCGGTGGGCGCGGTGGCGGCCGGGGTCCTGGCCGCCACCCGGCTCGCCCTGACCGCCGCGCCCGGCGGCCGGGTCCAGCTCTGGCTGGGCTGCGCCGGCCTGCTCGCCGGCCTCGTGTGGCTCGCCGCGACCGCCGCGACGGTGTCGCGGCCGGTGCCGGGGCTGGCGTACGGCCTGGCCGTGGCCGCCGTCGGGCACGCCCTGCTGGGCACCGAGGACCTGGTCTGGCGGGGCGGCGTGCTCGGCTGGGTCGGGTCCGTCCTGCTGGTTGCCGCCTTCCTCGCTGCCCAGCTGGCCGCCTCGCCGCCGGCCGGTCGCGTCGCTCTGGACGGTGGCGCCGCCTCGGAGCCGGGCGGGGGAGCCGGCCGTGCGGCCTGGCTGCTGGTGGGGCCGGTGCTGTTGCTGGCCGGCCAGGTGGCGCTCGCCCCGGCGGTGTGGGACGCGGCCGCCGCGTACTGGCACGGGTCGGTGGACCTGCCGGGCCTGGCGCTGCCCCCGGCGCGCCTCGCGGCGGTGCCCGAGGTGGCGATCGGCCTGTTCCTGGCAGCGGTGCTGCTCCGCCCGCCCCGGCCGGTGGCGCGGCTGCTCTGGCCTGCCGCGCTGGTCGTCGGGGCCGGGCTGTTCGCCACCGACCGGGCGGGCTGGCTGGCGCCGGCGGTCCTGCTCGCCGCCGCCGGCCTCGGTGGCTGCCTCGCCCTCGTGGACGGCCCCGGCGGCCCCTCGCCGAGCCAGGACCTCGGCATGGCCGCCGATCCCGGCACGGACGGCGGGCGGCGGCGAGGATTCGCTGTCGTCGGCGGCATGCTGGGGTTCGCCATCGGCGCCGTGGCCTACTACGCCGCCTACGACCTCGGGTACCCGAACGGATGGGTGCCGGCGCTGGCGGCGCTCGCCGTCGCCGTCGCGGCCGTGCTCGCCCCACCGTTGGCCGCGGCCCCGGTCCGGTGGCCCGTGCCGGTGTGGACGGTCCTCGCGGCGATGCTCCTGACCGCTGTCGGTGGCGGGCTCCACCGCCCGGCCCCGGCCCCGAAGCCGCCCGCGACGCCTCCGGCGGCGGTACGCGTGGTGGCGTACAACATCCGGATGGGGTTCGGGCTGGACGGGCGGCTCGACGTGGACGCGCTGGCCCGGGCGGTGAACGGCAGCCGGCCGGACGTGGTGCTGCTCAGCGAGGTGGACCGGGGCTGGCTGCTCAACGGCGGCCACGACACCCTCGCCCTGCTGGCCGGGCGGCTGCGGATGCCCTACGTCTTCGCGCCCGCCGCCGACCCGGTCTGGGGCGACGCGGTGTTGAGCCGCTTCCCGGTGCGGGCCGGCCGTACCGAACCGCTCGCGGCGCACGGCGCGCCGACCGGGGCGCAGGCGCTCGGCGTCACGCTCGACCTCGGCGGCCGGGACCTCGCCGTGGTCGCCACCCACCTGCAACCGCCGCCGGGGGAGGGCCCGGTGGCCCAGGCCGGCGAGGTGGCCGCCTTCGCCACCCGGTACGCGGCCGGCCGCCCGCTGGTGCTCGGCGGCGACCTCAACACCGAGCCCGGCGATCCGGCGTTCGCCGAGTTCACCCGGGCCGGACTTGTCGACGCGCTGGCCGCGGCCCGCCCGCTGCGCACCAGCCCGGCCGACGAGCCGCGCAGCCAGATCGACCACGTCTTCGTCACACCCGGGCTGTCCCCGTCCGGGGCGGCCGCACCGCGCGGCACCGCCAGCGACCACCTCCCGGTCGCCGTGACGCTCGCCCTGCCCTGA
- a CDS encoding putative protein N(5)-glutamine methyltransferase: MPATLFSPDRPALVRRLRAAGCVFAEDEAELLIAAADSAEALTDLVDRRVAGLPLEHLLGWAEFCGLRVAVDPGVFVPRGRTALLVTAAAAVAGPSPAVLDLCCGSGAAALVLHGRLAPRWLAAADVDPAAVACARRNLTPLGVPVYQGDLFAPLPARWRGRLDLVVANAPYVPSDAVAMLPPEARLHEAPVALDGGADGLAVLRRVAAGAAEWLAPGGHLAVEVSAGQATALCAILTDAGLDPSVVHDDDLEATAVTARRPG; the protein is encoded by the coding sequence ATGCCAGCCACCCTGTTCTCCCCGGACCGTCCCGCCCTCGTCCGGCGGTTGCGCGCCGCCGGCTGCGTCTTCGCCGAGGACGAGGCGGAGCTGCTCATCGCCGCCGCCGACTCGGCCGAGGCGCTGACCGACCTGGTCGACCGCCGGGTCGCCGGCCTGCCGCTCGAGCACCTGCTCGGCTGGGCCGAGTTCTGCGGCCTGCGGGTCGCCGTCGACCCCGGGGTGTTCGTGCCCCGCGGGCGGACCGCCCTGCTGGTCACCGCCGCCGCGGCGGTGGCCGGCCCGTCGCCCGCCGTGCTCGACCTCTGCTGCGGTTCGGGCGCCGCCGCGCTGGTGCTGCACGGCCGGCTGGCGCCCCGCTGGCTGGCCGCCGCCGACGTCGACCCGGCCGCGGTGGCCTGCGCCCGGCGCAACCTGACCCCGCTGGGCGTGCCGGTCTACCAGGGCGACCTGTTCGCGCCGCTGCCGGCCCGGTGGCGGGGGCGGCTGGACCTGGTGGTGGCGAACGCCCCGTACGTGCCGAGCGACGCGGTGGCCATGCTGCCGCCGGAGGCGCGGCTGCACGAGGCCCCGGTGGCGCTGGACGGCGGCGCGGACGGGCTGGCCGTGCTGCGCCGGGTGGCCGCCGGCGCGGCCGAGTGGCTGGCCCCCGGTGGGCACCTCGCGGTGGAGGTGAGCGCCGGCCAGGCCACGGCGCTCTGCGCCATCCTCACCGACGCCGGCCTGGACCCGTCCGTGGTGCACGACGACGACCTGGAGGCCACCGCCGTCACGGCCCGCCGCCCCGGGTGA
- a CDS encoding NAD(P)H-dependent glycerol-3-phosphate dehydrogenase produces the protein MSGHVAVLGAGSWGTAFAKILADAGREVTILARRASVAEAIRTGRHNPDYLPDVRLPDRVTATGDAEEAIAGAEVVVLSVPSQTLRGNLAEWTPYLDPDATLVSLMKGIELGTTKRMSQVIMETAGVPADRVVVVSGPNLAPEIAAEQPAATVVAGTDSRRTALVQSSIRTPYFRPYTNDDVIGCELGGAVKNVIALSYGIATAMGFGDNTRAMLMTRGLAETARLGVALGADPITFAGLAGMGDLVASCTSPLARNRTFGEHLGRGETLEQAQAATRQTAEGVKSCLAIRDLARAHGVEMPITEQIERICHEGMDPRLAVDALMSRTAKPESYE, from the coding sequence GTGAGCGGGCATGTCGCGGTGTTGGGAGCGGGCTCGTGGGGCACCGCCTTCGCCAAGATCCTTGCCGACGCCGGCCGGGAGGTGACCATCCTGGCCCGGCGCGCCTCGGTGGCCGAGGCGATCCGGACCGGGCGCCACAATCCGGACTACCTGCCGGACGTGCGGCTGCCCGACCGGGTCACCGCGACCGGTGACGCCGAGGAGGCCATCGCCGGCGCCGAGGTGGTGGTGCTCTCCGTGCCGTCGCAGACGCTGCGCGGCAACCTCGCCGAGTGGACCCCGTACCTGGACCCGGACGCCACGCTCGTCTCACTCATGAAGGGCATCGAGCTGGGCACCACCAAGCGGATGAGCCAGGTGATCATGGAGACCGCCGGGGTGCCGGCCGACCGGGTGGTCGTCGTCTCCGGCCCCAACCTGGCCCCGGAGATCGCCGCCGAGCAGCCGGCCGCGACCGTGGTCGCCGGCACCGACAGCCGCCGGACCGCCCTGGTGCAGTCGTCGATCCGCACGCCGTACTTCCGGCCGTACACCAACGACGACGTGATCGGCTGCGAGCTGGGCGGAGCCGTGAAGAACGTGATCGCCCTGTCGTACGGCATCGCGACCGCCATGGGCTTCGGCGACAACACCCGCGCCATGCTCATGACCCGCGGCCTGGCCGAGACCGCCCGGCTTGGCGTGGCCCTGGGCGCCGATCCGATCACCTTCGCCGGGCTGGCCGGCATGGGCGACCTCGTGGCCTCCTGCACGTCGCCGCTGGCCCGCAACCGCACCTTCGGCGAGCACCTGGGCCGGGGGGAGACGCTGGAGCAGGCGCAGGCGGCCACCCGGCAGACCGCCGAGGGCGTGAAGAGCTGCCTCGCCATCCGGGACCTGGCCCGGGCGCACGGCGTCGAGATGCCGATCACCGAGCAGATCGAGCGGATCTGCCACGAGGGGATGGACCCGCGGCTCGCCGTGGACGCCCTCATGAGCCGCACCGCGAAGCCCGAGTCGTACGAGTGA